A genomic segment from Deinococcus sp. YIM 77859 encodes:
- the glp gene encoding gephyrin-like molybdotransferase Glp — MTAPRPDFPMHVSVQEAREMLAALLPAPTTETVPLAEGRGRTLAADLAARVSHPSATESALDGIAARAADTLTATPAAPIRLRVVGESRAGASFSGTVGPGECVRIYTGAPLPPGADAICPVEQLREEGPDHVLLVRPASPDDVRHEGSDFRAGEMVLRAGQRLTPARVALAAALGHAELPVRRRLRVALLSTGDEVVLPGQPLRPGQVYDSNRYGLQAMLEECGCEVLSLGHVPDSPAALEEAITAAGGADVLLTSGGVSMGRYDFIRDLLIEHGRVAFWKVRMRPGGPALLGGWKGLAVFGLPGNPVSSLVVFQVIVRPVLTGQPVSTLRLRAATPFRGLHDKTAFWRARLREGRVYDYGQQGSGVLRSLSEAEALVIVPEGSGVQAGEEVEVLLLA, encoded by the coding sequence ATGACCGCTCCCCGCCCCGACTTCCCCATGCATGTCAGTGTTCAGGAGGCGCGCGAGATGCTGGCCGCGCTGCTGCCTGCGCCCACGACCGAAACCGTGCCGCTGGCCGAGGGCCGCGGGCGAACGCTCGCCGCCGACCTCGCCGCGCGCGTGAGCCACCCCAGCGCGACCGAAAGCGCCCTGGACGGCATCGCGGCCCGCGCCGCCGATACCCTGACGGCGACGCCCGCCGCGCCCATCCGCCTGCGCGTCGTGGGGGAAAGCCGTGCTGGAGCCTCCTTTTCCGGTACGGTTGGGCCCGGCGAGTGCGTGCGCATCTACACGGGCGCGCCGCTTCCCCCCGGCGCAGACGCGATCTGCCCCGTGGAGCAGCTGCGCGAGGAGGGCCCCGACCACGTTCTGCTCGTTCGTCCGGCCAGCCCCGACGACGTGCGGCACGAGGGCAGTGATTTTCGCGCGGGAGAGATGGTGCTGCGGGCGGGTCAGCGCCTCACGCCCGCCCGCGTGGCGCTCGCCGCCGCCCTCGGTCACGCCGAGCTGCCCGTTCGCCGCCGCCTGCGGGTGGCCCTGCTCTCGACCGGGGACGAGGTGGTCCTGCCGGGGCAGCCCCTGCGGCCCGGACAGGTGTACGACAGTAACCGCTACGGCCTCCAAGCCATGCTGGAAGAATGCGGCTGCGAGGTGCTGTCGCTGGGCCACGTGCCCGACAGCCCGGCAGCCCTTGAGGAGGCCATCACGGCGGCGGGGGGGGCGGACGTGCTGCTGACGAGTGGTGGCGTCAGTATGGGCCGATACGACTTTATCCGTGACCTGCTTATCGAACACGGCCGCGTCGCCTTTTGGAAGGTGCGGATGCGCCCCGGTGGCCCCGCCCTGCTGGGCGGCTGGAAGGGGCTTGCGGTGTTTGGTCTGCCGGGCAATCCGGTCAGCAGCCTGGTGGTGTTTCAGGTGATCGTTCGTCCCGTGCTCACCGGTCAGCCCGTGAGCACCCTCCGCCTGCGCGCTGCTACCCCTTTTCGGGGCCTGCACGACAAAACCGCCTTTTGGCGGGCTCGGCTGCGGGAGGGGCGGGTGTACGACTACGGTCAGCAGGGCAGCGGGGTGCTGCGTTCCCTCAGCGAGGCCGAGGCGCTGGTGATCGTCCCGGAGGGGAGCGGGGTGCAGGCGGGGGAAGAGGTGGAGGTGCTGCTGCTGGCCTAG
- a CDS encoding CoA-binding protein, which translates to MTLLQHTPEIIRVLTGSKVVAVVGFHPDPMKPAHYVPEYLHRQGYTIIPVNPALAARGQSFFGHRAVSTLAEIGTPVDVVEVFRRSDRVRDHLADILNMNPLPKVVWLQLGIRDDATARTLTEHGIDVIQDRCMLADHRALL; encoded by the coding sequence ATGACCCTGCTGCAACACACCCCGGAGATCATCCGGGTTCTGACCGGGAGCAAAGTGGTGGCCGTCGTGGGATTTCACCCTGACCCCATGAAACCCGCCCACTACGTGCCGGAGTACCTGCACCGCCAGGGCTACACCATCATTCCGGTCAATCCTGCTCTTGCCGCCCGTGGCCAGAGCTTTTTCGGGCACCGGGCCGTGTCCACCCTCGCCGAGATCGGCACACCGGTGGATGTGGTGGAGGTCTTTCGCCGCAGCGACCGGGTGCGCGACCATCTCGCGGACATCCTGAACATGAACCCCCTCCCCAAGGTCGTCTGGTTGCAACTCGGAATCCGCGACGACGCCACCGCGCGAACGCTCACCGAGCACGGCATCGACGTCATTCAGGACCGCTGTATGCTCGCCGACCACCGGGCGCTGCTCTAA
- the hemL gene encoding glutamate-1-semialdehyde 2,1-aminomutase has translation MTADILPSTAQSEALFARARAVTPGGVNSPVRAFRSVGGTPRFIREAHGAYLTDADGSRLVDYIGSWGPMILGHNHPAVREAVAAALARGTSFGAPSEGEVRLAETVTRLTGVERVRFVSSGTEATMSALRLARGFTGRKLIVKFRGNYHGHADGLLVEAGSGLLTNAKETLGRSAPSSAGVPEEYARLTLVSEYNDAAALDTLLQERGQEIAAVIFEPVVGNAGVLIPTPAFLAALQRVRACGALLIADEVMTGFRLSLRGATGLLGLTPDLICWGKIIGGGLPVGAYGGRADVMDFVSPQGPVYQAGTLSGNPLAMAAGLATLEVLEGDPGLYDRLEAYTTQLAQGLRAAAQAAGIPLSVNHIGSMLTAFHQDAPNGSVRTYADAVRSDTAAFAAWFQHMLARGVYWAPSQFESIFVSAAHTDSELNATLDAARAAYTALGRNP, from the coding sequence ATGACGGCAGACATTCTTCCTTCCACCGCGCAATCGGAGGCACTGTTCGCCCGAGCTCGGGCCGTGACCCCCGGCGGCGTGAATAGCCCCGTGCGCGCCTTTAGGAGTGTGGGGGGAACTCCGCGCTTTATTCGGGAAGCCCACGGCGCCTACCTGACCGACGCCGATGGCTCCCGCCTGGTTGACTACATCGGCTCCTGGGGTCCGATGATCCTGGGCCATAACCATCCGGCGGTGCGGGAGGCCGTCGCGGCAGCGCTCGCACGCGGTACCTCCTTCGGAGCTCCCAGCGAGGGCGAGGTGCGTCTGGCCGAGACGGTCACCCGGCTGACCGGAGTGGAGCGCGTGCGCTTTGTGAGCAGCGGGACCGAGGCCACCATGAGCGCGCTGCGGCTGGCGCGGGGCTTTACTGGCCGCAAGCTCATCGTGAAGTTCCGCGGCAACTACCACGGCCACGCAGACGGCCTGCTTGTCGAAGCGGGCAGCGGGTTACTCACGAACGCAAAGGAGACCCTGGGCCGGTCTGCCCCCAGCAGCGCGGGCGTGCCCGAGGAGTACGCTCGCCTGACCCTGGTGAGCGAGTACAACGATGCGGCGGCTCTGGACACCCTCCTGCAGGAGCGCGGCCAGGAGATCGCGGCGGTGATCTTTGAGCCGGTGGTGGGCAATGCGGGCGTGCTGATCCCCACCCCAGCATTTCTGGCCGCCCTGCAGCGCGTCCGCGCGTGCGGCGCCCTCCTGATCGCCGACGAGGTGATGACCGGCTTCCGCCTCAGCCTGCGCGGGGCGACGGGCCTGCTGGGCCTAACGCCCGACCTGATCTGCTGGGGCAAGATCATCGGCGGCGGCCTGCCGGTCGGTGCGTACGGCGGGCGGGCAGACGTGATGGATTTCGTCTCACCCCAGGGGCCGGTGTACCAGGCGGGGACGCTGAGCGGGAATCCCTTGGCGATGGCTGCGGGCCTCGCCACGCTGGAGGTGCTGGAGGGTGACCCCGGCCTCTACGACCGGCTGGAGGCGTACACCACGCAGCTCGCCCAGGGCCTTAGGGCGGCGGCACAGGCGGCCGGTATCCCCCTCAGCGTGAACCACATCGGCTCGATGCTGACGGCTTTCCATCAAGATGCCCCGAACGGCAGCGTTCGCACCTACGCGGACGCCGTCCGCAGCGATACCGCCGCTTTTGCAGCCTGGTTCCAGCACATGCTCGCGCGGGGCGTCTACTGGGCCCCCTCGCAGTTCGAGAGCATCTTTGTGAGCGCAGCCCATACCGACAGCGAACTCAACGCCACGCTCGACGCGGCCCGTGCGGCCTACACCGCGCTGGGGAGGAACCCATGA